From the Caloenas nicobarica isolate bCalNic1 chromosome 2, bCalNic1.hap1, whole genome shotgun sequence genome, the window CCAGTCCTCCCATGGAGGTTTAGGCATTCCCATAGGCTGGGAAGGCAATTTCACATGCAGAGCTTTAGAGGCTGAGAAGTCCTGGCATTGTTTATCCTACACCTCAAATCTTAAATCTAGGGTAGGAGAAGGTTCCCCCACTTCCTAAACAAAAGTATCACAGAGCTCTTTTTAAAACCTTTGTGCCTTGATAACTGATATATGGTAGAACACTAAAAGTATTCAGGAGGGACGCTACAGCAACCATCCTGCATAGAGCCAGCAGGAGGAAGCGAGGGAACCTCAGCTTtcatgtcaggactcactgcAGTTTCCCACCTGGCCAGAAGTCCCAGTAGTGGCAAATTTCTAGACAAGAGATGGTTACAAGAGACAAGAGCCCAGTGGTGGCATCAggcctgctcctggcctgtgCCAGGACCACAGTGCAACACCTCTACAAGGCCACTTGACTGTTAGCAACCCCTTAAGACCTCACCGGTGCTTTGGAATATCTTCACATTTGGTTCTCTAAACTGTGAGAAGGCAGGGCTAAGCTCCACTGACTCTGCTAGCTGGCACAACAGGGTCACAGCTATCTTGTCTTCATACTGGCCCACTCCCCCTGGGCTAACCGGGGTCCAGCATTCTCTGGAAGAGTCAGTCTCACTGTCCTGGAGCTCCtcatgtcccagcagctgaatTAATTAAATGCCCCTATACTGGTCCATTAGTCGGTATCTCTGAGACAGTTCTCATTTAAATAGTGCATCATTAAAAGGCTTACACATTAAGGAGAAGTAGAGCCAATACCTGGTCATgcacccaaacaaaacaaaacaggttaAATTGGAAATGCACTTgacaaaaatgttcttcacacAAGCTCTGGTATGGACTGCACCAGGCAGTCCATAGATGTGGTGCATTAGAGGCACAGAAACACTCCTCACAGTGATTTTTGTGCACAACAGGTTCATGGGAGGTGAAATTCCCTCCtgcctgtgttttccttttgtggAAATTAGGGtatgggaggagaggaggggaaagatGAGGTAGCACATGTTGGACTTCACCCCGGTGTGGTATCAGGGCACCTGGGCGAGATAAAACTCCTGTCCCCTGCACTCAGAAATATGTCCAGTCTCCAGAGATCGACCATTCCCAGAGTTGCTGCGAGGGTAAATCTCACCTCCTGTGGTGTGCACACAACCAAGCGCAAACACGTGCACATAAGCCAATACACACGAGTGAGTCCAGGACACGTCCATGGGGCTCTTGACTAATGAGCAGCATGAATCTTCAGGTGGAATTGGTAATCCTCCGGCTCGGGGAAGTGCTGGCCGCACACCGAGCAGGTGCAGCCCTTCTCCTTGCTGTGCGTGCGGCGCACGTGGCTGTCGTGGGCTGCGTGCGAGGCAAAGGCTTTGCCGCAATGCTTGCACTTGAAGGGCTTCTCCCCTGAGTGCTGGCGGATGTGAGTGCGCAGGATGCTGGATGCCGTGAATGCCTGAAAGGGCAGGGATCAGAAAGTGGGGAGAAGGAGTTGAAAGTAATTACTTTCACCCAGATAATCCCCAAGTTCAGCTAACCCAGACCCCGGCAGAAGCACTGTACCCTGGAAATAAGTCCTCAAATAGCTCAAATCCTCACAtaattggagaaaaaaacaaaaacaaaaccaagaaaacaactCCCAGCAAACCAGAAGTCAACAGCTATCGCTATACACATGTGGCTGAGTCCACAGAGTTagaaaaagctgagagaaagatTTCTAACCTGTGACACCAGTAAATATCTTCTACATGTCAAAGGATAAGAAGTCAATACTGGCCTAACTAGCTTTGCAGCTTGTTTATGTTTGGGAAACATAATGCaggttttcctttccatttttgatTTCAGAGTTAAACCCTTTCATGTTCACATACAGTGGCTTGGGATCCATCCATGCAATCTAGTATCCATCTTTTGGGGTTTCATTTTTATCAGTCCATCGTATTCTGCTCTTCCTTCAGCCAGACTTTCCAGCCTGTttccctccacacacacacacctgagCAGTAAAATGTACACAATCATGCTATGCTTTGTCTCCCTCATAAAGACTCCTCCTGCATCTGGGGAGAAAACCCTCTcaccaggaggagcaggaatcTTGCAAAGTTTCCTGTGTTTTCCCCATTCTTTCTTTTCCGAAGACACTTTCAGGCCCTTGACTATTTGCAGACCACACAAAATAAATCCTCTTTAGTACTGTTGTATTGCTGAACCATCACAAGTAATTTTTCACTATTGCAAGCACAAACAGCTCTGAGATTCCTACAGGAGAGTCCCTGGTGGGGTATATCAAGAGGGCCAGAATGGTGATCTTGGCCCAACACTTTTCCTTTAATCTCATGGTGTCACCAAGATGATAGTGAGCAAAGGAGCAGGGAAAGCAAAGCTGCCACGGACCATAGCCATGGTTAGAGGTAGAAGAGGCAAAGAGTAATCATGAGTCATAACTGCATAGGAAGAGCAGGTGAAGATGATTTAAAACAGCGCCTGGtttcccagctgcagaaatgATGGTTATGTCCCAGGATAGCTGCATCCTGCAGTCTAAGGACTGATGGTTTTATCTGCTCCAATCTGCAGCAGTCCTACCAGAATGACCGGGGGCTGGTCAAGGGTGCCATGCATCCTAGAGATCTGTTCACAGAGCAACCTGTGAAGCTCTGTCATCTCTTCCTTCAACTGGAAGGTTAAAGGATGGCATTTCATCCTAAACACTGCCTACAAGTGTTTGGGATatctgagagagaaaaagaaaataatagctgAAACGAGCTACTTCTAAGCTTTTTTACTACAGGGCACTCAGCTCTGTGTTAGTCCAGCCAGCCATAAGTAAAACATCTCTCTTCAAAATCAGGAGCACCTTAGTACATGCTGACGGTGCTTCTGCATTAGATGGACACTCTATAGCACCTGGAGCCCTACTGATATTCATCCAACAGCAGCCTGCACATCCACCCTTTGTCTGCTGGGAGAGCTGTTGTTGCTCTCACAGGGAGAGCTCACCTGAATCATCCCTCCTGTGAAGAGCAGTTACAGCTGAGCACATTTTTCATCAGTGCTGTATAGCtttatttatgttctttttcaaatgcaacCTCCGTGCCCAGTTGCACATCAATGGCCCTGTTACTTCAAGGTAAGCACACGCAAAATCATAACTTGCAGGTTCAGCTTATGGGCCAAATCTATTCACCACACTCCAGAAGCAGTGTCAGGAAGATCAAAATCTAAGTATCTGACTAAAAAGCGGAATACTTGATGTAGCTGAGCGGCTTGGATGGTATTTGAAATGCTCTCAAGCTTTCCTAGACCTTATGCCTGCAACAGCTCTCCAAGCTGGAATGGAACACAAATTCCACATCAGATGGAGAACAGAAGTAGAGTCCAGACCCTGTTTGCCCTGTCACTTCAACACACGACCGCACCCAGAATAGATACTCATCTGGATATTCACTTAAACAGTagatattttcttcaaataaaatagaGCCACCCTCCCCGGGTGCAGTGTGATGCTGGGCACAGCAGAGGACAGACAGAGGGATGAGTTGGGGCGCAGGCGTGAGCTGGGGCTTTGCCTCACCTTGTTGCAGTAGACACATTTGTAGGGGCGTTCCCCAGAGTGAACCCTCATGTGTTTGTTCAGGCTGGAGGACTGAGAAAAGCTCTTCCCACATACTgagcactgaggaaaaaaaatggggggaaatcaAGTTAAAAAGAAGCACAAAACAGCATAGCTAAAAAACCCCTACATATGTGGCTAATGCATGCATGTGTTTTCCTGTATACACATATTcatgtatttatgtatatacAAGCATGGTAGTAATTCAAGCACTAACAATTTGAAATGCAGTCAGAATTCTAATCTggtttaaaaaacatattttttttaaaaaaaggtaaataatgcaaaatttcaaagcttttttgtGTTCATGGttaaaaatctttcattaaGGCTTTTTAAAGCATCCTAGTTCAGAAcattaatagaaaatatttactttcagtAATCAAAACCTgaacattaatttaaaaccatttttttcttaaaaatgcaaatgaagcaCTAGTTGttattcagaatttttcttcaacaaataagaaaaacttcctaaaataatatttaaaggaACCTTTTAAAATAGTAACCATTTTTTAGAAACGGTAAATCAGTCACAAGCGGCATCCTGCGACCCAAGGACCTGCAATGGTAtgtgctctgcaggcagcaggaacTGGACAAAATGCAGTTCAGAGGGGGCTGAAGTCATTTGAGAGACTTATACTGATTTAGTGCAATTTGTATGAGCCCCAACATAATTTTCCCtgtaaaaaaaatttgaaagaagTTGTTCATAAGTTCAACACAAATTAGGCTGTGACCAGTCTTGAAAAAAggtctttgtttttttgttttgttttgttcttgtttgtttgtttgtttctgacaCATTTTCCATCTTTGCTTTTTGAGTTGAACTGTTCTCACATAAATGCAATATTCCTGCTGTTCTAAAGTATTACTTTTGtatgcatttcaaaagaaatgctctaggaaaggaaagaaaggaaagaaaaagcagaaggtgATGATAATGATGATAATGATAAGTAATGCCTCATATttaatagaatatttttcatcCATAACTAAATCAATGTAATATTCTGACATTGTAATATTGCTGATTTAGTTATGTAAggttttcctgaaaaattcaCATCTGGAGGATTTTTCGGGACTGATTTAACTGCCATACACTGGAACTTGCCCCTTCCAAAACCTTTAGGAAAGGGCTGATTTTCCACTCCTAGTGCTCCTGGAGAAAAGTGGCACTACAGAGAGGTATTTGGAGATGAGGCAAGATCCCAGCAAGGATTTGCTTCCATCAGTTGAAAATCTGCTCCATGTTGAATGTAAAACTTTTAACCCTTGTTGTATGTCCAACACAGATGTCTGTGCGTTCTCAGACTGAAGAGCGGGGGAGTGAGGGACATCAGACATCGTCTCTCCTGATCACAGACAAGTGGAACAGCTTTAAACAAATCTAGTCCCACCCTGTGTAAGGAAAGTAGCAAAACCCACATGCAAACATCCAAAAAAGCCTAAGGgaaatattgtttcttttcaaacccTCGCTGAGACTGTGGGGTTTATTTTCCCAATATAAATCTATTAAATTTCTTCAACTAAGCTCTGCTGCACAAGACAAACTCTTCCTATGCAGGCAGAGCAGTCCAACCAGGGAACTGCAGGAGGAACACCAACATCTTACCTCAGCCAAAAGACTCCTTAAATTATCCTCCCTAGAAGAGCCAATAACCGCGAAGAGACCCAGGAGCAGGCTCACCTTGTGGGGTCTGTGCTTTTCATGAACGTGGAGAATATGGATCCTCAGCCTGTCTCTTTTTTCAAAGGATCGGTTACAAAGGTGACAAGGAAATTTGCGGTCCCCCTGGTCCACGCAGCGAGTGTACTTGAGGTGCTTGTCTCGGTAGTACTTGTAGGCAAAAACCTTGCCGCAGCGCTCACACTTAAAGCTCTCCCCGGCTTCTGTACAGCAGAAGGGAAAGTGCCACCTCCCGTTACACCACAGCAAAAGGGGCTCGTTTCAGATCTGCCTCCTAGTCAGACCTGGTACCCGATGGAGAATTTTAGGTCTCCGGGAAGGTAATAATGGTAAATGGATTCTGGCAATATTAACAAAATACATGTCAAATCTCTTAAGCATACACACTGCTCCACTTGCCTTTCTAACAGAGACAGTCAACCCAGAGTCCACAAACTGataaaattattgtttttaacTACTGACTTCACCAAAGACAGGATTTCATCTTTGTATCGCCATACAGAGCGAGCgaatgtgaaaaaaaccagTAGAGTCCCACATAAAAGCATCTGCCCACAAGGAAACATTGCCAGGTATTTATTATCAATATTGTCCGTAAATTTTACCTCCCATacctcccctctctcccctAAAAATTGCGCATGTTTTCTATCGTTTTCACaacactgcaaaacaaaaacacatttatttggttttcttttgtatttcgAACTGTTCTTAACGGCTGAATTTGGGAACACAGGACATTTTTCAAACGTTTACACAcccttttctgcctttaataACAGTGACTTTGACTTAagcctttaaataaaatgaacaatTCGCCAGCTATCTGAACCAGGCACCTCAAGACAACAACTACAAAAATTTCCGTGCCAATTTGCCAAACGCTTCTCTCTCTTACTGCTGCACCCAGTCCACCGATCCCTCAACCTCTCCAGCTTTCCCTGCATTGCCACGaatctgttttcttcatatGTAAGCTTTGCTTATAAGAAGATCATCCTTTCTGCACATTATAAGCAGAATTACTCGCGGCGTAAGTGCATTTGGCATTTCTTCTGCAACCAATATCAGCATTATCGAATCAAAACGACTTCAGCGTGCCCCATTTACTCAGAGTGTTAATTGCAGGAAAAATATAATCAAGTCAAGAGGACAAAACAGGACCAAAACAAGGAATTCCCCCCGAAAGTCCCTCCCCTTCCAAAACGGGCCCCACTTGGAAGAACGGTGCCGCGGAGCCGACGCAAGTTCAGCCCAGCACCGCCAGATGTTTTACAATCGTCAGCTGAACCCTTTGAATTCGCCGAGGAAAGGCGAGCTGGGAGCAAGCTGCCGGGGTGGAAAGGGGTGCAAGGGGTGCCTCTTgctcagagctggcagcagccctCGCTGCAATCCCCGGGCTCCCCGGTGCCGAGGGGAAGTTGCTGCTTTGGAGTGCGGGAGGCTGCGAGGGGAGGGCGAGGGTCGGCTCCCCATATGGGAGGGAAGACAGACCCCcgggagcagggctgtggggccACCGCCACCCTAGAGCGTCCCCGCGGGCAGCGCCAGTCACCCTGCCACCGGCTCACAGCAGGGAGTGGGAAGCGTTCAAAGTAAAATACAGCCGGAAAAAAGGTGATACCCGAGTTCTTTTACCTCCCTTAACGCGAATCTAATCCCGGCCAGACACGGGTCCAttggaagaaggggcagtgGCCCTCGAGGGGTCTCCGGCAGGCTCACCTTCGGGGTGCTGCGGGGCTCTCTTCCCCTCCGGTATGCCCTTCAGGCTGATGGGGATGCCCAGGAACTGCACATAGCAATCGCCGTACCACACCAGCAGCTCTTGCTTCGGCAAGATTTCCTTGCAGCTCTCGTAGAAAATCTGCCCCTGACACTGGATAGCCGTCAGATTCTGCTCCTCGGGGAACCTGGCACAGTTCACCAGGGACATCCAGTTGCCAGAGGCGCCCTTGCCGTCGATGAAGTGGCTTAAGCGCCCGTATTCAAAGATCTGGAAGGCATCCAGAACCGGATCAGGTTTGACCGATCCTTCCCGCGCACGTCCCCTTTGCACAAACCCCACCACCCACATCTGGCCGAGCCCCTCTTGCAGGCTACGGGAGAGGGGCAGCCGAAAGCCTCTGCTCGGCCCCGTTAAGGGGTGCAGAGGGAGCCCGCCGGTGCCTTCACTACCTCCCACATCAACGAGTTGTCGTCGTAAGTCTTGATCTCGCTGGTGTTGACCACTTTGCCTTGGAAAGGGCCGAAGCGGACTCCTTTGGGAATGGGGTCCGTGCAGAAGACTCCGAGCTGAGACACGTCCCCGTACACCACCCGCAGCACCGAGAgccctgcaggggacagggcgGGCTGAGCGCGGCTCGGCCGCGGCTgggcgcggcggggggcgcAGGCAGCGCCGGGCCCCTACCTTCGGGCAGCTGCAGCGAGTCCCGGTCGAGCAGCGGGGCAGAGGAAGAGTCCGCAGCACCTGCAGAAGAGGGACCACTTCTTCAGCCCGGCGCCGTGCAGGTGCAGGGCAGAGGGACTGGGTCCTGCCGCCCCCGACACTGGCCACAGCCGGACTACCCCCCAGGATCTTCCCCGATGTGGGCTCATAACGCGAGAAAGACGCTGGGAAGGAAAGCCCGACGTGCCCCTGGCGGCGCCCGGTGAGCCTGGCCGCCGCGGGACCGCCTGCATCCCTTTGAGGACCGTCCCCAGACCCCACCGCACACCCGGCCGCAAGGAGCGACCTTCCGCTCGGTG encodes:
- the PRDM14 gene encoding PR domain zinc finger protein 14, encoding MALSLAGESVPGDGGDVLGMSPASLAAYYSPFLPPAQYFETAPDFFQPLKSLGGLVPASPSLPPFSFSRVPAFLSQPPPLPADPFPGRPLPLYAKPPAPFPPKEGSPLEAGAPGSCPPPYPSPPRRAAGSPGAGGPVGQSYRYHFTEEELNAVLYGALRSSQVAGTLHAISGLRVTPASPGAADSSSAPLLDRDSLQLPEGLSVLRVVYGDVSQLGVFCTDPIPKGVRFGPFQGKVVNTSEIKTYDDNSLMWEIFEYGRLSHFIDGKGASGNWMSLVNCARFPEEQNLTAIQCQGQIFYESCKEILPKQELLVWYGDCYVQFLGIPISLKGIPEGKRAPQHPEEAGESFKCERCGKVFAYKYYRDKHLKYTRCVDQGDRKFPCHLCNRSFEKRDRLRIHILHVHEKHRPHKCSVCGKSFSQSSSLNKHMRVHSGERPYKCVYCNKAFTASSILRTHIRQHSGEKPFKCKHCGKAFASHAAHDSHVRRTHSKEKGCTCSVCGQHFPEPEDYQFHLKIHAAH